The genomic region CGCCATACAGACCTTCAGAGTTTGGTGCGGGAGTGGACACATAATCCACCCAATCTTTATCAAACAACTGGTCGCCATTCCAGTAGCCATTGTGCAAATATAGGAGTCCGAATTTCCCCCAATCACGAGTTGTTGCCCATCCGTAGGAAGAACCTACGAAATTCCCGGCGGCATCGGTTTCCAACACCATACTATGCATCCCAATACGGTCGATAAGCTTTTTATATGGAAAGTTTACGTATTCTTCATAAGTGCTAAATTCCTTCCGAAGCAAACCAGATAACAAATTGGTCGTTCCTGAAGAGTAATTCCACTGTTCGTTGGGTTTAGCATCTGCTTCCTTTTTCGCTTGTGCAGCGCTCATATCTTCAGCTAAAAAAAGCATTTTAGTAACATCAGAAATGGTGGCATAATCTTCCTCCCATTCCAAACCGCTATTCATTTGAAGCAAATTGGTATAGGTGATATTTTTGCGATCGTCATTTTGCCAAGCATCCACTGGGGCTGGGTTGCTGACTTTCAATTTTCCTTCGCATTGCAGAATTCCGTAAAGCGTTGCCATGACGCTTTTAGTCATCGACCAACCCAACAATTTTGAATCCCTGTTTAAGGAATCACCATATTTTTCAGCAATAATCTGGTCTTTATAAATCACCAAAACCGACCGTGTTTTTTGTACATCGTTGTTGGAAAAGGCTTCTTCTACCGTTTTATCAATTTGTTGGTAATTTAAATTGGAAAAAACGGTGTCTTTTTGAGGTAACTCTCCGTAAGGATAAGGCAAATTAGTCTGTTTTTGCGTTCTAGAAGGCGCTGTTGCAGCACTTATCTTTTCCAAATCGGCTTTTTTAGGCACCAACACGCATCCCAATCCTTCCCTGTAAACGGCGATCCTTTCTTGGAGTCCGTAAACGCTGGATGTTGACAGTTTATCTGTTTGGTACACCTTATTCTTTGCCAAATTTACAGGGGAAAAGTTATTATCGTGCCGTTCGGTAAATTCTTTAGTCCGATCATCGAGAAAGTTGCACGAACATACATTTTTTGCTGAGTAGCCGCTTATGATATTCAGTTTTGGATAGTTGAAATAGAATACGACAACAAGGGCAAAACATATAAGGAGAATCGTGTAGAGGGCGAAGCGTTTGAAGTTTTTCAAAATATATGATGTTTGTAATGTGTAATTAAAAATACAGAAGTTTTGAATAGTTTTAAAATTTGTTCTTCTGTAGAAACCTTTAGCACGTGTTGTTAAAAAATTAAATACACGTGTTTAAGAATTTTTCTTATCTTTATAGCGCTTAAAATTAGGTATTATGAACACAAAATTGACACTCACAATTGAACGGGAAATAATCGACCGGGCTAAGCAGTATGCCAAAGAAAAGAACAGAAGCTTGTCCGATATTATTGAAAATTACCTTAAGACTATCACTGAAAAGGAAAAAGATAGTCAAAAGGACCTTAATCCTCTGGTGAAGTCTTTAAAAGGTTCTTTTAAGATGCCAAAGGATATGGATTACAAAAAAGAGCTTAAAAATCGTCTGGAAAAAAAATATCTGTAAATGGACAAAGTTCTAATTGATACTGACGTAATCATGGATTTCTTTTTTGATAGAAAACCATTTTCAAAGTATGCTTCCGAAGTTATAAACCTTTGCGCAGAAAAAGAATTGAAAGGGTTTACCACACCTGTTATAATTTCCAATGTTTACTCTCTACTAAGAAAAACGGCAACGCACACGGTAGTGGTGGAAAAAATAAAACAACTTTTAACCATAATCGACACAGTTAAAATGGACAAACATGTTGTTTTAAACGCACTCAATTCTAGTTTCAAGGACTTTGAAGATGCACTTCAAAACTATGCTGCCATCGAAAATTCAGAAATAAAAATTATTCTCACTCGCAACTTGAAAGATTTCAAAAAAAGTGAGCTTGCCGTTTTAACCCCTGAAACTTACATCAAAGGAAAAGCAAGTAATTCTCAATAGTTAATTAATTTTGACAGGCTAATCTCTTTCGCCACACGAAGTTTCGGGAGTCAAAGCCCTTCTTTGAAGGTAGTTTTATTCCAATTAATAATTTCTTTTGTAAACTACCTCGGGGTATTCTACCCTTTGGCGGTGCCAACAAAACTTTCCTGCCTTCCCTTTTTAAGCTTCTAACTTTACCGTACTTTTGTGTTTTATCCTTTTACAAGAATAGCTATGATCGATATACAGAAAATCCGGGAAGATTTTCCCATTTTAAAAAGAAAAGTGAACGGGTATCCATTGGTTTATTTCGACAATGCTGCCACATCCCAAACACCGCAACAGGTAATAAATTGTATTGTAGACTACTATTCTAATTATAACGCCAACATACACCGCGGCGTACACACGCTTTCCCAAGAAGCTACCGATAAATATGAGCAGGCGCGTATTAAAATTCAAGAACATTTTAACGCCAAGAAAGCCAAAGAAATTATTCATACTTCAGGAACTACTCACGCTATCAATTTAGTGGCTAATGGTTTTTCCACACTTTTAAAAGAAGGCGACGAACTTATTGTTTCTGCGCTAGAACACCACTCCAATATTGTGCCGTGGCAGATGCTTTGCGAACGTACGGGAGCCAAATTAAAGGTTATCCCAATGAGTAATGACGGTGAATTGCTTATGGATGCGTATGCTGAATTACTTTCTGATAAAACAAAACTGGTATTCTGTAACCATATCTCCAATGCTTTGGGGGTTATCAACCCAATTGAAGAAATTATTGAAAAAGCACATGCGGTTGGTGCCGCTGTTTTAGTGGATGGCGCACAAGCGTGTCCCCACCTAAAACCCGATGTTCAAGCGCTGGATGTAGATTTCTATGTGGCTTCTGCCCATAAAATGTGTGGCCCAACAGGTGTTGGTATCCTTTACGGAAAGGAAGAATGGCTCAGCAAATTACCTCCCTATCAAGGAGGTGGTGAAATGATTGCTGAAGTTACTTTTGAAAAAACTACATATGCCGACTTGCCACACAAATTTGAAGCGGGAACACCAAACATTTGCGGGGGAATTGCTTTTGGCGCTGCTATTGATTACATGAATAGCATTGGTTTTGAAAACATTCTGGCATACGAAAATGAATTACTTGCCTACGGAACTGAAAAACTAAGTGAAATAGACGGACTAAAAATTTACGGGAATACTAGCAAGAAAGCATCCGTAATTTCTTTTAATATTGAAGGTATTCATCCATACGATATTGGTACCATTGTTGACAAACTAGGTATTGCCGTGCGTACCGGCCATCATTGCGCCCAGCCTATAATGGATTTCTTTAAAATTCCGGGTACCGTTAGGGCGAGTTTTGCTTTTTACAATACCAAAGAAGAGATAGACGGCTTAGTAGCAGCAGTGAAAAAAGCAAAAATGATGCTTTCATAAGTAATTTTGAGATGTCTAGAAAATTAAATTTCTAATGATAGCTTTAGACTACCGCCAAGACCTTCGTGAATAATACGCATTAATGTAGAAAGGCGAATGTCACTGGCGTTATTTTCAATTCTCGAAATATAATTTTTGGTAGTCCCAGCCTTGTCCGCTAGTTGCTGTTGAGTTAAATGCTGTCTTTTACGAGCCTCTTGAATTAGAACCCCAATTTTAAAAGCTTCAAATTCTTCTTCAAACTTTGTCCTAGACTCGCTTCCAATTTCGCCATATTGCTCGTTTAGATGGTCATCAAATGAAGTTAGTTTTTTATTTGCTTTCATAATATTCTTTTTTAAGTCTTTCTGCTCTTTTAATTTCCTTTTTAGGTGTTTTCTGAGTTTTCTTCTGAAACCCACTTAGTAAAACGACAAGATTTCCTTCATCGAAAAAACAGAAAATTCTAAAAATTCCTTTTCCTGCGGAAACACGCACTTCCCAAAGGCCATCGGTATTGGTTAAATGCTTTAAAAATTTTTGAGGTACAACTTTAGTCCTTTTTATAAATAGTAACGTCCAGTCTATTTTATTTCTCACTACCAGCGGCTGCTTTTTGTAAAAGTCCATAAAATGGTTTTCATAAAAACCTATTTTTCTATTAAAATCACTCAATCTTACCGCTATTTATTTTCAAAGTTACCTAAAAAGGTAACATTTTGCAAATACTAATCTTGGTGTTCAACAATTTTACTTCTTCACTTGCCCTTCAATTCCCTTTTCTTATTCCAGCAATAACTGTATTTTTGCAACTTCTTAGACGGATTCGTAATTTGAGAGGTCGATCAATTGTTCGTTGGGTTATAGAGACCCCTCCTTTCAGCGGGGTTAGTTCAACTTACAATTTCAGAATTCCGTTTAGAACGGAATCTCAAATTGAGTTTCACTAAAAAACAACGTGATGAAGTACAATTTCAATGAAATTGAAGCCAAATGGCAAAAATATTGGTCGAAAAACCAAACGTTTCAAGCAAATAATAATTCTGATAAACCTAAATATTATGTGTTGGACATGTTTCCTTATCCGTCTGGAGCAGGACTGCATGTAGGGCATCCGTTAGGGTATATTGCAAGTGATATTTATGCACGTTACAAACGTCATAAAGGCTTTAATGTGCTTCACCCGATGGGGTATGATAGTTTTGGATTGCCAGCAGAGCAATATGCCATTCAAACAGGGCAACATCCTGCTATTACTACGGAAACGAATATTAAGAGATACCGTGAGCAGCTGGATAAAATAGGATTTTCTTTTGATTGGAGTCGGGAAGTCCGCACATCCAATCCGGAATATTACAAATGGACGCAGTGGATTTTCATTCAGCTTTTCAATTCATGGTACAACAACGATACCGATAAAGCTGAAAATATTAAGACGCTTATTTCAAAATTTGAAGCCGAAGGGAATTCAGCAGTAAATGCCGTTCATGATGAAACGGTAGCTACTTTTTCTGCGGAAGAATGGAAAAATTTTACTTCCGAAGAAAAACAGGAAATATTACTTAAATACCGACTTACCTACTTGGCGGAGACGGAAGTGAATTGGTGCCCTGCTTTGGGTACTGTTTTAGCCAATGATGAAATTGTAAATGGTGTTTCCGAGCGTGGTGGCCATCCCGTTGTTCGTAAAAAAATGAAGCAATGGAGCATGCGTATTTCTGCTTATGCCGAGCGTTTGTTGCAAGGTTTGGAAAAAGTAGATTGGCCAGAGCCGCTAAAAGAAATTCAACGTAATTGGATAGGGAAGTCTGTTGGTGCTTCAGTTGATTTTAAAATTCTTTCAAATGATGATGTCACTTCGAGCGCAGTCGAGAAGTCACATTCCATTTCCGTTTTCACCACCCGTCCCGATACTATTTTCGGAGTTTCGTTTATGACACTTGCTCCAGAACACGATTTGGTAAGCAAAATAACTACTCCGGAACAAAAAGAAGCTGTTGAAGCCTATATTGAAGCCACTGCAAAACGCAGCGAGCGCGAACGTATGGCTGATGTTAAAACCATTAGCGGAGTGTTCACCGGTGCCTATGCCGAGCATCCTTTTACTAAAGAGCCTGTTCCTATTTGGATTGGCGATTATGTATTGGCTGGTTATGGAACGGGAGCCGTAATGGCCGTGCCTTGTGGTGACCAACGTGATTACGATTTTGCAAAACACTTTGGAATTGATATTCCTAATATTTTTGAAGGTGTTGACATAAGCGAAGAAGCTTTTGCCGATAAAGAAAATACGGTGATTGCCAACAGTGATTTCTTAAACGATTTAGGCTATAAAGAAGCTAGCAAAAAAGCCATTGAAAAATTAGAAGAAATAGGTCAAGGTAAAGGAAAAACAAACTACCGACTTCGCGATGCCGTTTTTTCGAGACAACGCTATTGGGGGGAACCGTTTCCAGTATATTACGTAAACGGACTCCCACAAATGATCGATGAAAAATATTTGCCTATTGAATTGCCGGAAGTGGAAAAATATCTTCCCACAGAAACCGGCGAACCACCACTAGGCAATGCAACTGAATGGGCGTGGGATTCGGTAAACAATAAAGTCGTTTCTAATGACCTTTGTCATGCTGAGCCTGTCGAAGCATCACAAAATGGCATTTATCCTCTCGAACTCAACACCATGCCAGGTTGGGCAGGAAGTTCTTGGTATTTTAATCGCTATATGGATGCTGGAAATACCGAAGAATTTGCCTCTCAGAAAGCTTTAAACTATTGGGAAGATGTAGATCTCTATATTGGAGGAAGTGAACACGCCACCGGACATTTACTGTATGCCCGTTTTTGGCAAAAGTTTTTATTCGACCAAGGATTGCTTCCCGTTGATGAATTTGCTAAAAAACTCATCAATCAAGGGATGATTTTGGGAGAAAGTGGCTATTTATACTCTATTACCTATCAGACCTTCTTCGAAAAAGAAAACGATCGTTTTAGTAAAGGAAAAATCTATTTTATCCCTTTTGATGCTATTAATGAGAGTGGTGAGCTCAGAAAATCATATAAAGATATTTTACGAAAAAAGAATGTTGAAAATGCTTTGCTAAAATCTAGTAACAAATCTATAGGCATTGAAAATATAATAAAAGAAGAATACTCAGTCCATAGAATCCCTACTCCCGTTTCTGCAATTGATAAGTCAAACAATTTAATTGTTGATTCATTCATTAAATGGAAATATCCAAATATAGATGAAAAATCAATTCAAGAAAAAATTCAGAATTGTATCTCTGTGGATGAGCATTTTAAAATTCAACGGGAAGTCGAAAAAATGTCGAAGTCGAAATACAACGTGGTAAATCCGGATGAAATTTGTGAGAATTACGGCGCTGACACACTTCGAATGTATGAAATGTTCCTTGGTCCGTTAGTGCAAGCCAAACCTTGGAATACAGCCGGAATTACCGGAGTTCATGGTTTTCTTAAAAAACTATGGAAATTGTATTTTGAGGATAACGGACTAAAAGTTACCGATAGCGAACCTTCCGCAGAGAGTTTAAAGAGTTTGCACAAAACCATTAAAAAAGTTGAAGAAGATATCGAGAATTTCTCGTTTAATACATCGGTTTCCACTTTTATGATTTGCGTTAACGAACTCACCGCACAAAAGTGTACCAGTAAAGCTGTTTTGGAGCCATTAGCGGTCCTTATTTCACCTTATGCTCCACATATTGCAGAAGAGCTGTGGAGTGCATTAGGAAACAGCGAATCGATTGCTACTGCTCCTTTTCCAGAGTTTGAAGAAAAATATTTGGTGGAGAGCATGAAAACCTATCCAATATCTTTTAATGGGAAAATGCGTTTTACGCTTGATTTACCTATGGATATGAGCAAAGATGATATTGAAAAAGTGGTTATGGAACATGCCAAAACCCAAGCACAATTGGAAGGAAGAACTCCGAAGAAAATAATTATTGTTCCCGGAAAAATTGTAAATATTGTTGGGTAACCTTCTTACATTACTAATTGAAAAGTGTTTTTACATTTTAGTAAAAACACTTTTTTTATTTATACCCCCCTTATTTTTATGTTTTATGCCAAAAATTAAGCATTAAATTAAAATGACCCCCTTTAAAAATAAGTAAAGTCAAAAAATAATGGTTGATTTTTTGAAATGCCCCCTGTTTAAAATAAAATTTAGATTGAATTTATAGTATATTTGCTTACAGACATTTACAAAAAGCAAGAACTATGAAAATTGGGGTGCCTAAAGAAATTAAAAATAACGAAAACCGCGTGGGAATGACACCTGCCGGTGTCTTCGAATTGGTAAAAAACAATCATGTTGTTTTTGTTCAAACTTCAGCAGGGGAAGGAAGTGGTTTTTCAGATGAAGATTATACTGCTGTTGGTGCAACCATAGTAAATTCTATAAACGAGGTATACGCACAAAGCGATATGATTGTAAAAGTAAAAGAGCCTATTGAAGAAGAATACAATTTAGTTAGGGAAAATCAAATCGTTTTTACTTATTTTCATTTTGCTTCAAGTGAAAAACTAACAAGAGCAATGCTTAACAGCAATTCAATTTGCATTGCTTATGAAACAGTCGAAGACACTGATGGGAGTTTGCCTTTGCTCACGCCGATGTCTGAAGTTGCTGGAAGAATGGCAATTCAACAGGGAGCAAAATATTTGGAGAAACCCATCAAAGGGAGAGGGGTGCTTTTAGGCGGGGTTCCTGGTGTTCCTCCTGGCAAAGTCTTAATCTTAGGAGCTGGAACTGTTGGAATACAAGCAGCAAAAATGGCAGCAGGTTTAGGGGCACACGTCACCATCCTAGATATTAACATGAAGCGTTTACGACATGTAAATGACATTATGCCAAGCCACGTTGTTACTGAATTTTCCAACGAATACAACATCAGAAAACATATAAAAACACATGACCTTATCATCGGTGGGGTGTTAATTCCTGGTGCCAAAGCTCCGAGTTTAATTACCCGTGATATGCTTAAAGAGATGCATCCTGGCACAGTAATCGTTGATGTGGCGGTAGATCAAGGTGGATGTATAGAAACCACCAAAGCAACTACACACGAAAACCCCACATATATTATAGATGATGTGGTACATTACTGCGTAGCAAATATGCCGGGAGCTGTGCCCTACACTTCTACGGTAGCGCTTACGAATGTAACGCTTCCGTATGTATTAAAACTTGCCAATTTGGGTTGGGAAAAAGCATGTGGTTTAGATTTATCACTTCAAAAAGGACTTAACGTTGTAAAAGGAACTATTCAATACGAAGGCATTGCGGAGGCCTTCGGATGGGAAGTTAGCTATTCATAATCGAAAAAATCTGTCGTAAAGTCAGTTGTTAAAACCTCGCCAAATTTGGCGGGGTTTTTGCTTTTTATATTGTAATTTTAGTATTCAGAAAAATAAAAAATCATGGGAATAGGATATTGGATTTTAATTGGCGCTATCGGACTTTTAAGTATGTACGTAAGTTCGAAACTGAAAAGCAAATTTAAGCATTACTCCAAAGTTCATTTAAGAAATGGAATGAGCGGGGCTGAAATAGCACGTAAAATGTTGGAAGATAATGGCATTTTTGATGTAGATGTAATTTCTACGCCAGGAATGTTGACAGACCATTACAACCCTGCCAAGAAAACCGTAAACCTTAGCGAAGGTGTTTACAACCAACGCAATGCCGCCGCTGCAGCTGTTGCTGCCCACGAATGTGGACATGCTGTGCAGCATGCCAAAGGGTATGAATGGTTGCAAATGCGCTCTAAACTGGTGCCCGTTGTAAGTGTGGCTTCCGGAATGTCGGTTTGGGTAATCTTTGGTGGTTTGGTATTAGGTGCTACTTCTGGTTTGGGTTATACGGTGGCGGTAATCGGACTTATTATGTTTGCCATGGGAACGTTATTCAGTTTTGTAACTCTTCCTGTGGAATACGATGCCAGTAACCGTGCATTGGCTTGGCTAAAAAATAAAAACATGCTCGCCCCTGATGAGTACAAAGGCGCAGAAGATTCTTTGAAATGGGCTGCTCGAACGTATGTAGTAGCTGCAGTAGGTTCTTTGGCTACACTCTTGTACTTTGCGATGCAAGTTTTTGGAGGGCGTGATTAGACTGAAAGTAATGTACGTAAAAAACAAATAATTACTGTCAAACTGAGCTTGTCGAAGTTTTTGAAATCTCTTTGTTGAAAGGCCTTCGACAGGCTCAGGCTGACATTTTAATCTCCTATAGACCCCAAAGGTTTTTGAAACCTTTGGGGTCTTTTTATATACTTATTTGTCGTTCAATCTGTTGGTTTAGTGAAATAAATGTTTCTGTACGGGAAACACCCTCTATCGATTGTATTTTGTGATTCAAAACATTCATTAAATGTTCATTGTCTTTACAAAGTATTTTAATCAGGATGGACCAATTTCCAGTGGTATAATGACATTCCAGCACTTCGGGGATTTCTTTTAACTGTTTTACCGCCTCGGGGTTTCGCATGGCTTTATCTAAGTAAATACCAATAAATGCCATGGTGTGATAGCCTAATAAACGCGGATTTATAACAAATTTAGAGCCTGATATGAGTCCGGAGTTTTCTAATTTTCGCAAGCGTTGATGAATTGCTGCGCCGGAGATTCCAATTTTTCGCGCTATTTCTAAAATGGGCTTTCGGGCATCTTCCATCAAATTTCTTAGGATTTCTTTGTCGATACCGTCTATTTCTACTATTTCGTTAGTGAATTTCATTTATATAGTTTTGGATACTAACAAAAGTAACTAAATAAACAATAAATTATAACCTGCCGATTAAGTTAAATCCAAGTTTTTATAACCATTCACTTTACATAATTGGTGTATCTGCCTCACATATGCGAAGTTTGTAGTCCTCTAAAAAAATTGATTTTGAATCTACTCCAGAATTTCAAACAACAAAAATTGGTTTACTTGTGGATCAAGTTGGTTAAAGTTATTATCCGAAATAAGCAACACCGTTTTATGACCATTTTCTAATGTTGGTCCGAAACAAATTCCTTCAATATTATCAATACTTTTTGAAGGCAATTTTTTGCGGAGCGATGCTAAATCGAATACCAATTTCTTTTCAATAGGTTTTATTTTTTCTTCGGAAAGATTTTCCTTTTCTAGAGAATTTTCAGCATTGGTTACATTGATTTCATATATTTTGAGTCCGTTTGCCTTTTTACCCCAACCGGAAGAATACGATCGCTCTAAAACCAACATTTTTTCAGCAGAAATCATAAAAATTTCCGAGACTCCGTTTACGGCAAAATCGCCTTTTGGACGCTTATCAATTTTATCCAACTGATATATAAATTGCCTTTGCGGATTTTCGTTTTCCCAATTGTAATAGGTAATTCGGACTGGCGAATACGTTTCAGTTGTTTTGGGTTCTTCCCCATCCTTTTTCAAAGGGAGTTCTGTAGCTGCCCAAAATCCGTCGTTATTAAAACTTCGTGCTAACCCTTCAAACGTGCCGTTGTGCCTTGGCCCCTGTTCGCTTTCCGCATAAAAATAAGATGGTATGGCGTAACTGTTTACAAAACTTCCGTCGGCAGTAGTTTTAAACAAGGATGGGTCTCTTTTGTCTTTAATGTTCCCTTCCGAAGAAAATAAAAGTTCGTTAGCACTTTGCCTATATAAAACCGCTTCCAAGTCTAAAAAGGTCGTTTCCATAAAAGGATCGTCCAGAATGAATTCAACAACCTTTTGAAAAACAACGGTGTCTATTGCGGTATCATTTATTTGAACGTCGGCCATGTAAAACCTCGGGTTTTTAGAATCATCACAAACCAAAACATACTTGTCTTCATGAGAATCGATGCCCGAAAGTCCTCCAATTTCGGTGTTGTTTAGCATTATTTTATTCGGAAAAATGTATTCGTCCAAAAACACCATTTTAGTATCCGCAGTGGGCTTGTTTTTAGTAGAAGAACAGCTGTAAATAGCGGCAAGAACTATGAAAAGAAAAAGATTATAAACTTTCATTTTACATGGATTAATTAAGCGTTTCGGTTTTAAGAATAACTTGAAATGAGTTGTTCATAAAGATATTACTCTCCCTTAAATTTAGTATTAAAATCAAGTTATATTTTACTCGATAATCGAGATTTAACTGCTCCGAAGCTTGCGTCGAAATTAAACTTGAAATTCCTTTCAATGCCTCGTGGGTCTGCCTTTGCCGGCCAGGCAGGCTCGCCCCGAGGTAGTTTACCTCACTTACTCGCCCCTTTCCAGACCCCATAAAGATTTTACAGGAATACTTCTTTAATTATCCAGCAACGTTATTCGGGTTATAACCCATGTAAGGGACTTCTTTTTCGGTAAATTTTATGTCGTGGTTTTCAAGTTCATTAAGAACGGGCTCATAAATATCCTTATGAATGGGTATAACAACACCCGTAGCTGTAATTTCCTTGTTTAGAATTTTCAAGGCGGCAATTCCCAACGGCAATCCCACGGTTTTAGACATGGCTGTATAGATTTTATCTTCGCCAATGGCCACCATGCTCGAATCGATTTGATGTTTTTTACCGTTTAGTTCGTACCCAAATTTATGGTACATTACAATCATATCCTTGTCATCTTCTTGAAGCAGCCAGTGATCTTCCAAAATTTTCTGTAAAGCTTGTGCTGGAGTAGCATTTTTAATCCCGATTTTCTTTTGGGTATCGAAAAGATCCAGTTCTACCAGCTTTTCCCACATAATATCATCTTGGTCAATCTTCAGGTAATGACGAAGTTTTAACTCCACAGAATCGGTTGGTGAATACGGCAGAAAGGAGTTTACAAACTCGCGATAACTCATGCTTTCAGAATTTTCCAATTCAAAACTATCGTCTGTCATTCCCAATTGAACAAACATATTCCAGGCTTTGGAAAAGCCAACCCGCCGAATCGTTCCGCGGTAAAGCGTTAGCACGTCTTCCAAACCATAAGCACTTCGGTATTTTAGCGAATCCCTGTTTGCGTAGCCCTCAAACTTTCCGTAACCTTCAATCTCTAAAAACTCAGTACGCCTGAATAGTTTATGGTACGGGATGTATTTATAAGTTCCTTCCTGAATAAATTTAGCGGTTCCCCCCTGCCCTGCTACAACTACGTTTCGTGGGTTCCAAGTGAATTTGTAATTCCATAAATTAGTGTCGCTTTCGGGGGCCACCAAACCACCGGTAAACGATTCGAACAAAATCATTTTTCCACCTTTGCTTCGAATGTGGTCTATTACCTTCATCGCACTCATGTGGTCGATGCCGGGGTCTACCCCTATTTCATTTAAAAAAATTAGTCCTTTTTGCTTTACCTCAGCGTCCAATGCTTCCATTTCGTTGCTCACGTATGAGGCCGTTACCATATTCTTGTTAAAATGAAGACAATATTTTGCTACTTCTATATGAAATCTTGCAGGGAGCATGGAAATAACCAAATCGGCTTTTTTTATTGCCTTTTTGCGTTCGTCCTCATCAAAAATATCTAATTTTATAGCG from Galbibacter sp. BG1 harbors:
- a CDS encoding serine hydrolase — encoded protein: MAKNKVYQTDKLSTSSVYGLQERIAVYREGLGCVLVPKKADLEKISAATAPSRTQKQTNLPYPYGELPQKDTVFSNLNYQQIDKTVEEAFSNNDVQKTRSVLVIYKDQIIAEKYGDSLNRDSKLLGWSMTKSVMATLYGILQCEGKLKVSNPAPVDAWQNDDRKNITYTNLLQMNSGLEWEEDYATISDVTKMLFLAEDMSAAQAKKEADAKPNEQWNYSSGTTNLLSGLLRKEFSTYEEYVNFPYKKLIDRIGMHSMVLETDAAGNFVGSSYGWATTRDWGKFGLLYLHNGYWNGDQLFDKDWVDYVSTPAPNSEGLYGGHFWLNASKKLPDVPTDAYFADGFQGQRVYIVPSKDLVVVRMGLASGDAFDFNGFLSGITGAIE
- a CDS encoding DUF6364 family protein, with amino-acid sequence MNTKLTLTIEREIIDRAKQYAKEKNRSLSDIIENYLKTITEKEKDSQKDLNPLVKSLKGSFKMPKDMDYKKELKNRLEKKYL
- a CDS encoding PIN domain-containing protein; amino-acid sequence: MDKVLIDTDVIMDFFFDRKPFSKYASEVINLCAEKELKGFTTPVIISNVYSLLRKTATHTVVVEKIKQLLTIIDTVKMDKHVVLNALNSSFKDFEDALQNYAAIENSEIKIILTRNLKDFKKSELAVLTPETYIKGKASNSQ
- a CDS encoding cysteine desulfurase, with protein sequence MIDIQKIREDFPILKRKVNGYPLVYFDNAATSQTPQQVINCIVDYYSNYNANIHRGVHTLSQEATDKYEQARIKIQEHFNAKKAKEIIHTSGTTHAINLVANGFSTLLKEGDELIVSALEHHSNIVPWQMLCERTGAKLKVIPMSNDGELLMDAYAELLSDKTKLVFCNHISNALGVINPIEEIIEKAHAVGAAVLVDGAQACPHLKPDVQALDVDFYVASAHKMCGPTGVGILYGKEEWLSKLPPYQGGGEMIAEVTFEKTTYADLPHKFEAGTPNICGGIAFGAAIDYMNSIGFENILAYENELLAYGTEKLSEIDGLKIYGNTSKKASVISFNIEGIHPYDIGTIVDKLGIAVRTGHHCAQPIMDFFKIPGTVRASFAFYNTKEEIDGLVAAVKKAKMMLS
- a CDS encoding helix-turn-helix domain-containing protein; its protein translation is MKANKKLTSFDDHLNEQYGEIGSESRTKFEEEFEAFKIGVLIQEARKRQHLTQQQLADKAGTTKNYISRIENNASDIRLSTLMRIIHEGLGGSLKLSLEI
- a CDS encoding type II toxin-antitoxin system RelE/ParE family toxin, with the translated sequence MSDFNRKIGFYENHFMDFYKKQPLVVRNKIDWTLLFIKRTKVVPQKFLKHLTNTDGLWEVRVSAGKGIFRIFCFFDEGNLVVLLSGFQKKTQKTPKKEIKRAERLKKEYYESK
- a CDS encoding leucine--tRNA ligase; its protein translation is MKYNFNEIEAKWQKYWSKNQTFQANNNSDKPKYYVLDMFPYPSGAGLHVGHPLGYIASDIYARYKRHKGFNVLHPMGYDSFGLPAEQYAIQTGQHPAITTETNIKRYREQLDKIGFSFDWSREVRTSNPEYYKWTQWIFIQLFNSWYNNDTDKAENIKTLISKFEAEGNSAVNAVHDETVATFSAEEWKNFTSEEKQEILLKYRLTYLAETEVNWCPALGTVLANDEIVNGVSERGGHPVVRKKMKQWSMRISAYAERLLQGLEKVDWPEPLKEIQRNWIGKSVGASVDFKILSNDDVTSSAVEKSHSISVFTTRPDTIFGVSFMTLAPEHDLVSKITTPEQKEAVEAYIEATAKRSERERMADVKTISGVFTGAYAEHPFTKEPVPIWIGDYVLAGYGTGAVMAVPCGDQRDYDFAKHFGIDIPNIFEGVDISEEAFADKENTVIANSDFLNDLGYKEASKKAIEKLEEIGQGKGKTNYRLRDAVFSRQRYWGEPFPVYYVNGLPQMIDEKYLPIELPEVEKYLPTETGEPPLGNATEWAWDSVNNKVVSNDLCHAEPVEASQNGIYPLELNTMPGWAGSSWYFNRYMDAGNTEEFASQKALNYWEDVDLYIGGSEHATGHLLYARFWQKFLFDQGLLPVDEFAKKLINQGMILGESGYLYSITYQTFFEKENDRFSKGKIYFIPFDAINESGELRKSYKDILRKKNVENALLKSSNKSIGIENIIKEEYSVHRIPTPVSAIDKSNNLIVDSFIKWKYPNIDEKSIQEKIQNCISVDEHFKIQREVEKMSKSKYNVVNPDEICENYGADTLRMYEMFLGPLVQAKPWNTAGITGVHGFLKKLWKLYFEDNGLKVTDSEPSAESLKSLHKTIKKVEEDIENFSFNTSVSTFMICVNELTAQKCTSKAVLEPLAVLISPYAPHIAEELWSALGNSESIATAPFPEFEEKYLVESMKTYPISFNGKMRFTLDLPMDMSKDDIEKVVMEHAKTQAQLEGRTPKKIIIVPGKIVNIVG
- the ald gene encoding alanine dehydrogenase, translated to MKIGVPKEIKNNENRVGMTPAGVFELVKNNHVVFVQTSAGEGSGFSDEDYTAVGATIVNSINEVYAQSDMIVKVKEPIEEEYNLVRENQIVFTYFHFASSEKLTRAMLNSNSICIAYETVEDTDGSLPLLTPMSEVAGRMAIQQGAKYLEKPIKGRGVLLGGVPGVPPGKVLILGAGTVGIQAAKMAAGLGAHVTILDINMKRLRHVNDIMPSHVVTEFSNEYNIRKHIKTHDLIIGGVLIPGAKAPSLITRDMLKEMHPGTVIVDVAVDQGGCIETTKATTHENPTYIIDDVVHYCVANMPGAVPYTSTVALTNVTLPYVLKLANLGWEKACGLDLSLQKGLNVVKGTIQYEGIAEAFGWEVSYS